In Capsicum annuum cultivar UCD-10X-F1 chromosome 8, UCD10Xv1.1, whole genome shotgun sequence, the genomic window CTAACTgacatgaacgtaagagtacaaacatgcatacatagtaactgaaatcatgggtGCATGGTAGCTAGTcctatatgctaatacatggtttactgatggctaacatgactgatactgaaattctgataacatgggcgattgtatctgacaatcctgaatctgatggaactatctgagttcggtactgtaactgagtctgactgtatctaacaatcctgatatactaaaatctgaagacctatctgagttcttttactgagatggattctgaaactatgggaggtatttgTTTAACCAACaggccccaataacgcatatagctaagttggagtccaatctctgccccgactggagggatggcaataccgtgccactggtaaggacagttgcgGGTGACCCTTAGCTGTCAGGTATTCGAAaggagaatggtggaaaccctaaactaacaggttaagccacctcatcaactctaatctgataggctaagatgtctcaacctacgctggctacgtagttctggaacacaaggatgactgctaagaattacaccctaaactggtaggtgagtccccatccttgggtttactcggtgctaacttctactcccatctgaagagactaaacatgattcaactgactgtacatggacagattaactaacttccgttgactgacggagtagtactattatctgagagttaactgagatcatgagatttttgaggttttcatgagtcacatggctgactgagttctatagattatagctggactgagattatcatgacaacatgacatgactctaggcacaaagctatttttttcgggtacgaatacccctaggacttgatagaaggaaactgacacacatgacatgacttgatcacaagatttgagtccacaattcataatatcataagtaggggatatcatatttcatatagttattcaacatcttaaacattgtagggaatgcatggatatatttcgtgtacatattgtatatctccattatcttacatacttcataccaccacaatagcaacacatgaaaagcatgggattcatattgaagtatatagctaacatggacttgtcatttagacatcatagaaccatacaaacatgaatttctagtatCCTAagtattttaccaaacaccttgcatgcattctttaaggcataggtgattttcatacttgcaccatattaaaccacctaaagttcatggttttcaattaacaaacatatatattccatgaagaCACCTTTAGaaatcacattgaaacttaaacaacaattgtcaacatgtacatactcatatcaccataaaaagtttacaaaataatatttaaaacatggttcttgagctctatgaatggattggatccatagatgaacactacgcataccttagaaaggaaaccttaatgatttgctggagagtttttgagatgcttaactgaagaaaaaaattgggaaaattatgcctctttagggttataagtcgtggaaggtgaagaaaatgaccaaaatacccttatgaaataaattctcagttgctgaaaaatcatagctgacgaccttcgtgatagggcgtcacaaatgtgataagctgtccgaatgtcgtcacactgtttccagcctgacatgctggagtaaaataggaataactctttgctccaatatcagatttaggcaaaattagtatcgttggaaagttaattcaattatctatcttttgataggtcatgagctcaaaaattccaagcataatgagagatattctcgtttgaagttgactataccaatatccttctcaagaattcaatcggtaagaaatgttttgattcgtctgatagatgggagttaatctacatctaacctactcataaaactataaaataaccatgatgtactatgcatgagcttggtacatggctctaatattggtttggatttttcggggtattacacggATTCACCAAAAGTAGTGTtgttttggagaatccgacataGGTGCCACATAATATTTGTCTAGTTCACACTGAGAACATTCAATAACTACAAGCAAATCTGGATATAAAGCTTCAAGTTCAATaagaaattgtcaaaattaaaGTAATTGAAACTATTACTCCTACTACACACTGATCTTTAAGCTTCAAGTTCAGTAAGAAGTTACCAAAAGTAATTGAAACTATAGAAGATGATTAAACTTGTTTGTAATACTAGAACTACATACTGATCTTTCTAATTCCAAAACCTTACATTATGAGAGATATTGTTACTCAAGCAGTAAGGAAACAATTGAACTCATGCTTAAGAAAGTACTCAAGCAATAAGGAAACAATTGAACTCATGCTTAAGAAAGTAAAAATCAATCGAAATCCCCAATTTTATCCTTAACAGAAGTTAGGAAAAAGAGAAGGTCAGAAGAATTTCACTAATAACTCACCAGAAGTTGAAGGCAAAATCAATGGAAAGCCCGAGTTCTGAGGTCTTGTCTTCCAAAATTTTCACagatattttctcttcttttttaagaACACAAATGAGTAGCAATGAAAGGCCAAGTCAGTCAACATGTGGAGACAATAGTGACCACATATCTGTATACGTGTATTTTATGTGGCTAGCAAATTTAGGAAAAACCCCTTCATAATAGCAGTCACCCAACTTTTCACttatatataagaataatatatatatatatatatatatatatatatatatatgtatgtgtgtgtgtgtatttcaaTTTCCGTACCGCTATTACGAGAATTTGTGTTTCTTTTCCTCTTAGATCTCTTTTTATTTGTTGAATTGGCAAAGTGGGTTAAAAAAGAGGAGAACGGGAAACTGCTCTTTTACATGCCGTCTAATTATGTTTGTATAACATATCTGTATTGCAAAgtgttgagaatataattaaataataaaagtgtGCTCTCTCTAACAGCTTGAGCTTTTAGATCAGATGGTCACATACttcaacatggtatcagagcaggcaGAGGTCCTGGGATCGAATTTCACTGCCACCCATTATTTAAAAAGAATTTCCACGTGTTTGGCCCACGAAAAAAAATCAGGCCCGCACATGAGGGGGCgtgttgagaatataattaaataataaaaatgtactCTCTCAAACAACTTAAACTTTTAGATGAGATGTTCACACATTTAACACAAAGTTCTTGTGAAGAGTCCACTTGAACGAAAATACAGAAATGCTAAAATACTTGAATAGTAAGAATACTACCTTGTTTCCTTTGACAAGAAATTTATTATGAGTTTCACTCTTTATGCGTCTTGAGGTACTGCATGAATTTttgttttcatcattttatttgtAAGCTTTGATGAGTCTACTTTCTTTTTATGACTCACATAAGCACTTCCACTTTTCTTTCTTAGTAAGTAACATCAGTTCTCTGTGTTGTGTTGTTTTCAGGGGTTCCTTATCAGCTTGATCAGCTTGCTAGTGAAGTTGATAACCAGCCTAAGTTATCTGCTTTCTTTACAAAAAACAACATCTCTATTTCTGACAATACAACAACATCTTCAACTGTCCAAGCTTCATCTAGAGTTGGGAGCCCATTGTCATATTCTGGATCATTTAAAGATCCTATATCCTTTGAAGAGTTGCAATCTGCAGAAGATTTGGAGCCTTGTGCTCTAGAGTCTAAAGATCTAATGCAAGCAAGCTACAATGTAGATAGAGCTGAAGACTCAAGTGGTAGCATGGCAATGCAAGAGCTGAGTGATACTGCTGCCAGTGGAGATGGAAGCCATGCTCCATTTCCAGCACCTTCCAGTCCTCATAATGAGGCATCAGCTTGTAGAGACTGGATGAGTGATCCTGTTAACACGGGGCCATCAAATCTAAAGATTCCTAGGTCTCCTAATCAGCGACATTCAACTCTAGTTGATGCTAATTTTGTGGAAAATTACTTTTAGGTATACAGGTAagttctctcttcttcttcttcctttttgcTAGTGTTGAGTGTCGGCGTTAGAAAGTTtatgttgttatcattgttaagTTAATTATCATCACATATATATCACAAACACCTTTCTTCAAATATAACTCATTTTTTAAAGCTCACGTGTAAATTTTGATGCGGACTTGTAAAGTGTGAAAACGAAAAAACGTGACGAAGTCGATATTGATAGATGTGTTAGAATAAAAATCCAACCTGGACTTTAAGGCATTGGGTGGAGTAACTTAAGATGAACTCCCTGGGATGCCCTTTAATTATATAGCCGACGTGGGgtgtaatataatatatatatatatatatatatatatatatatatatatatatatacacgcgcGCGCACACAATATATTGATAACTTATGGGATGTTGTGAATCTCCAACAGCTTACCAAAAAGATGTATGTCCAACACCTTTGATTGGTGAAATGTCAGGAAACATTATTTTTGTCATAATAGGGCACCAAAGAGGGGCTTCTCATGTGAAAAAAACTTCTGCTCAAAGGATTGATAAGGCTGAgctcataaaaaaaatatgttaaaaggTGCTATGCCGTTGGTATTCTTTTATCCAAGGATTGATCTACATTCTCATATCAACCTTCTCAGTTTGGgttaaaaaaaaatcctttaatGGACATCCATTATCAATTTACTTTATGCTTATGCTGTTGCTGGAGACATTTGAAGAGTGTGGATGATCTAATCTCATTCTTTCTCAATTGAGGAAAAAACAAATACCAAGAATCAACAGCCAACTCATGCCTAGATATAGTTTTGCTTATATTACTTTTATTAAATTCTTGGCATCCAGATTTCTAGGCACTTCTGATGCGCTGAGCTTACCTGCTTTTGCTTGTGGATCtgttattttgaatttgtttatttgcagctattgcattgtataactaatacataccCAAGTGAACTCACACATTGGTAAgtaattgcaaatcaaataataaaagtATCTGGTGCCAAAGTGATTGACATGTTCTTTGTGGGCTTTTGTCTTCAGCATTCTAGGTTGTATTTCATTGGCACCTGGAGAAACCAGTATTGTAAACGATCTCCTAGCTCCCCTGGTGTGTTTAGATGCACAAGTTTTGGTCCTAGTTCTTCAGCCACAGCAAATAAGACGATCATTATTTATGTGGATATGGTAATTTTTGCTTCTATAGTCTAAAAACTTGACTTGTCCTCTTACGTTGTTAACTTGTTATGTCTGAGTCTATGTTTTGGCTCCTCTCCCTTCTCACCCTCCCTTATCTGAAGGAATGTCATATATATGATATACTACTCGTCTCTGTACATTATTCTCTGCACTGAAAAAGTCAATTCAACTCTACTTGTTCAGGATTGTTTTTTTGTGTCTGTGGTTATCAGAAATCACCCTGAGTTGAAGGATAAACCTGTTGCCATTTGCCATTCAGATAATCCACGGGGAACAGCAGAAATATCGTCTGCGAATTATCCTGCTAAGGGTTATGGTCAGTCTTTAGTCAGTAATTTAACCTTCTCTTAAATATCATCCTCATGTGTTGGAAATTTGATCATCATTCAAGCTTTTTTTCTCATAGGAGTAAAGGCTGGAATGTTTGTCAGAGATGCCAAGTCACGTTGCCTTCACCTAGTCAttctttcttatgattttgaggCTTATGAGGAGGTTGTCATGATATTTCAGTTTCTTCATTTAGTTCTTTTCCCATTTTAATTGAATCCTTCTGTATTTGGATATCAAGTCCTATAAAATCTGATCTCTTTTGCAGGTTGCTGATCGATTTTATAACATCTTGCACAAGTACTGCAACAAAGTGCAGGTATATATATGGCCTCAAAACTGCTTGTTGAACAACTTCGAGATGTTTGTATCTCTTGATTGGCAATTGCGATTGAATGCAGGCTGTAAGTTGTGATGAAACATTTTTAGATGCCACTGATTCTGGAGTAGAGGACAGTCAAGATTTTGTCTGCGTGATCAGAGAGGAGATTCTTGATGCGACAGGCTGTACTGCTAGTGCTGGTATCGCTGGGAATATGCTTATGACACGTCTTGCTACTAGGATTGCAAAACCAGATGGGCAATGTTACATCCCTTCTGAGAAGGTAGCTTATTTGAGATCTCTGTGATCTTTATACGTATATCTTCTACTGTATTACAAGCTATATGCTGCAGCTACATCTTTATGGTTACATGTCATTGCTTTCTCTTTAACTATTTGTACTTAATCTATTCTTACACGATATCCACTATGCATTGTGAATTTGCACATATTTCTAGTCTAGAAAGTACATGCCTGCAAGTCAATTTAGATTTTATAGGCTCCATTGTCAAAAGTGAAGTTTCTGCCATGGCTTCTCCATGCCCTTGGCACATGAGATGTTTCTCCATTGCCTCATGAGGCTCTTTTTACTTCATGTTGTGTTGGTGAAAATCTCAATAAATTGCAGTAAatattacaactgaaaattacaaatgaataaagaaaattatatttcttcttctatggctgaggcgcggatatcaaagattcaagcccactgcggtAATTGTTTCTCCGGTCCAGCAGTAATACTCtctgacttgtcccctccaggatacaacagcctATATAATATAACTCAATACTCTGGACTAgattgagttcaaagctccacaaaataAACACCTCCACTCTCCAAATATTTAATCCTAGACATGTGAGGGGTTGAGTTGGGCCGAAGTGCATTTCACTGTTGTTTCTGTTCTTCTTAAGGATGTAATGGTCTCAATGCGTATGTTAATTAGTTTATTCCTTTTCTCTGTGATATATAAGTGTGTCAGTTAAGTAGTTTAAATGCCGCATTGATTTGAATTCAGGGTTGTTCTGGTTGAAGTCATTGCAGCAAAATAGCTTCCTTTTTTCCTCCCTTTTTAATTAGTAACTGCAGGCTTTTAGTTGCAAAACCAATGAAACTTAAATGATACTAAACTTGTTAACTGTAGGTAAATTCTATCTTTTGATAGTGGATGTAGAaaacttgcttcttctttttttctttcaaaaaataaagcatGAAGTTGGGGCATCTTTTTCtgatatattgttattttatatcTGGATGGGAGAAAATGCgaaatagcaataacaatagaaTGAGTGTGACATCTTCGAAAGTCTTTGAATTTGAAACCATTGGCTTAGATGCATAGCatgcttattttttttctcaatagcAAATTCAAGTTTAGAATCTGCTTTAACAGTGAACTCATGACATAGCCGGATCAACTTTTTATCTTAATTCGTAGGCATCAGTTAGTGAGAACTATGGTGGCAACTTTTACATGGCTTCTGTGACGGAGTAACGTGTGGCAATCCGTAAAAGTGTCAGGTGCTCCATGTATACAAGTCCCATTCTGTATGCTGACTTGCTCTACTTGTAAATTGGGTATCGATGCAAAGGGCCTCTGGTACAAGAGAACTCAGACCTGGTCTAACAGAAGATCATGTGAATTTTTTGATAGGACCACATGATGTTAGAAGAGCCCTGTTATATTAGACGTCCCGTCTCCCAGAGATAGTGCCTTTGGTTATGCATGTGAGTTCTTCATTCTACACTAGCAATCTTGCTTTGAGTTTCCTGGAACTGGAAAATGACTAGTTTTtcttattaaaagtgtgaacactTTATATACTAAAAATGAAGTTGATCTGGATCCTTGTGAACCAAAAAGAATCTTTATGGGTGAAATGGATCCATGGTATTTATATGAAAACTATTGATGACATGTACCACCTATTGATTGTAGTTGGTATTGGAAGAAGCTCAACAAAATGAAAATGGGTATGGCTAGTTGGTATAGCAATGGCAGTTACATGCTCACTTCATCTGTTAAATTCTCTGCGACTTATGATTTACCTGACTATGTTAGGGGCAGATTCAAATTTGGTCATCACTGATCTTGGTTGGGCTAAGATTTTGCAGCCTAAATATAGGTTCATAGTATGGTTGCTATGCATAAgaagttgttaactaaaggaagATCGATTGGAATAGCGGTACCCTGTGAAAATCCATTTTGTGTCCTATGTACACAGAACGTCATAGAGGACTTAAGTCACCTCTTTCTCACTTGTGAATGGCTAACTATAATTCGCAGGGGAAAGTGTTCAATTGGCTGGGGATATATATGCCACAAGCTGAAACAGTAAGAATGTCTGCAATGCATGAGAGAGATATTGGAGCAGATTCAAAAATGAAACTGTGCTGCAACTTCTGGTGCAATGATCTATTATTTCTGGCAATCACGGAATTGGAAGATTTTCAGAGAATGCTGTGTAGCAAATGCAGGATATCAAGTTCAACACTATAGAGAGAATACAAATGTTTATAGAGTCTAAACAGGCTAGGAAGTGTACATACTTTACTGAGCATGCTTGTGTCACACCCAACTTTGCAGGTCGAAGGTTCTTTCTAATTGAAATGACGATATTGTTCCAAGTGacgactctataaataaaaaataatctctattCAGTATCGTCACTTCAATTAGAAGAACACTTCGACCTCCGAAGATGGGTGTCACAATTTGGAGTCCCAATCTTCACTGCACCCTTCCTGGAAGGCGGTGAGGATTTGGGTGCTCTTTAGTTGCTATTTTCGAAAAacagaaaaaagtaaataaaattttcagaaaaacgaaaaaaataaattatggccaaacgggccctaaaaatattatatattcaGCCTATTAGAAACAATGAAGGCCAACTCCACTTTACATTCTCCGACGGCGTTTATCAAGTGAAGCTCTTCGCTTCGCTCCGTTTTGTTTTGCTCCGGAACATCGTCAGCAGTTGTAAAGGGAGAAAAGCCTGAATTTATgtgagtttttattttaattttattgttacACGTGCAGAGCTTTGTCCAGATTGAACTGAGTAATTATCAATAGATTAAAACCAAACAGTAATGCCTTTATGAATGGTGTTATTCATATAtggatatatattttttatttccagATTTCTGTGTAACACAAGAAAAGTTACCTCAATATTGAGGTGGGGTGGGTTACTtttcaattttgtccaaattgaAAGCCTATGACGGACAAGTACAGTGTTGAAGCTGCAGAAATTCTTGCGAATGAGGCACTGATAACTGTTTCTTATTGATGAGTAATGGGTTTAATTTGATTAACAATACAATGATTACAAGCACTCAACTactaaatatgattttatatcttttgatttttattttttttaaatatgatttatgtcctcaactttaaaaaattgtcaaaatcactcaactattaatttacctactaacatacaaccaaatattgagaaaataatttatatgtcttcaattgatacaataattaataacaaactaattattatggtcgttattcttctaaaatttcaacaaaaatatcacaagcacaagctaaataagtttatctaaccataatcgattgaTATACTACTTTATTGACcacttattaataatttattaaaatcataatagctATTATATGACACATACAGAAAATTAGAATGACaagaaaatatgttttaaatttctcacttttaaataacataatgtactaagccttatatttctataacataattcattcaaaacaaagttgATATATTTCCACGATAGatgatcatttattattttttacttcacgttagtaaatttttgttaaaagaagaaaaaacgattagaatatctgtaacaattaaaaatgatgttgtaccatagaaaataaataataatttttttcttggtggtTGGTTGGAGTTATTAGAggggtttgtgtaaaaatttaattgttgagttttatgtaataataatgaaagttagAAGTGGAAGTGAAATATTGTGAAAACAACCAAAAGTCGTTTTTACTTTTTGTAATCCAACTCCGGAATAATTTTTcgattttcatggtcaaacaccacaattttcaaaaaagtgaaaaaagtaaataaaaaattcagaaaaaaggaaaaaaaaattatggccaaacgggccctaaaaatatcatatattCAGCCTATTAGAAACAATGAAGGCCAGCTCTATTGTACAT contains:
- the LOC124885338 gene encoding DNA repair protein REV1-like; the encoded protein is MIYYSSLYIILCTEKVNSTLLVQDCFFVSVVIRNHPELKDKPVAICHSDNPRGTAEISSANYPAKGYGVKAGMFVRDAKSRCLHLVILSYDFEAYEEVADRFYNILHKYCNKVQAVSCDETFLDATDSGVEDSQDFVCVIREEILDATGCTASAGIAGNMLMTRLATRIAKPDGQCYIPSEKASVSENYGGNFYMASVTE